A single genomic interval of Helianthus annuus cultivar XRQ/B chromosome 13, HanXRQr2.0-SUNRISE, whole genome shotgun sequence harbors:
- the LOC118485799 gene encoding uncharacterized protein LOC118485799 — protein sequence MDFHFLSRKLLVHSRTKGIPLLISTPSFLTHNLFRQHHNTLLNSIIFVSLTHSLEAGVLTGEEPVTPELAGRSPEKTVNRRELPTRPRSHCSDNHPVILDYSPIFTRALLQEIATPPMLIVKMMKESS from the exons ATGGATTTCCATTTCTTGTCTCGCAAACTTCTCG TGCATTCACGGACCAAGGGAATCCCACTACTCATCTCGACACCCTCATTCCTCACACACAATCTGTTTCGACAACACCACAACACCCTCTTAAACTCTATTATTTTTGTATCACTCACACACTCGTTGGAGGCCGGAGTCCTCACCGGAGAAGAACCTGTAACACCGGAACTCGCCGGAAGATCGCCGGAGAAGACAGTCAACCGCCGAGAGCTCCCGACACGACCTCGAAGCCACTGTTCG GATAACCATCCTGTTATCTTGGATTATTCTCCAATCTTTACTCGTGCAttattacaagaaatcgcaacgccaccaat gttgatagtcaagatgatgaaggaatcaagttag